One Streptomyces formicae genomic window, CGTCGTCCTGTTCACGCTCGACGACATCGCGCTGACCCGCACCCCGGGCGGCTCCGAACCCACCGCGCTCGGCATTCCCGTCCGTCACTTCGACGTCATCGTGTCGCGGGCCGAACTGCGGCCCGCGACCTTCCAGGCCGACCACGAGCGCTACGCGCTGCTCAGCGAGGTCCCCGGCGTCACCGTGCTCGACCCGGCCTTCACCTATCTCACCGCCGAGTGCAAGCTCCAGGGCCTGCACCGGCTCGCCGCCGCGGGCCTGCCCGTGGCACCCACCCGGTCCTGCGGCTCGCTCGCGGACGTCGCCGACGCCCTGGACGAGTGGGGGCCGCTGGTCCTGAAGCCGTCCTTCGGCTACGGCGGTACGGACGTCGAGCGGGTCTTCGACGTCCGCACCGATCCGGCGGACCGGGCCGTGGTCGACCGGCTTTTCGCGACGTATCCGGTCCTGGTCTGCCAGCCCTATCTGCCGCACCCGGACGGGGACGTGCGCATCACGCTGGTCGGCGACGAGCCGGTGCTCAACTGCCGTCGCGTGCCTGCCGGCGGCGGCCTCTGGAAGGCCAACATCATGCAGGGCGCCACGTCCGTGCCCTTCGAGGCGGACGAGGAACTGCTCGACGTCTCGCGCAGGGCGGCCCGGCTCATGGGGATCACGATCGCGGCCCTGGACTTCCTGCCGAGCCCGGACGGCTACCGGATCGTCGAGATCAACAACACTCCGGGCTGGTACTTCGTCGACGAGGAGGAGCAGAGCCGCATCTGCCATGCGGTCCTGCGGTACGTGGAGCGGACGGTATGACGAGCGTGCAGGAACCACCCACATCAGAGGAGACAGCGGCGG contains:
- a CDS encoding ATP-grasp domain-containing protein, which gives rise to MRIGILGWDREETESVGLLHAGKERGHDVVLFTLDDIALTRTPGGSEPTALGIPVRHFDVIVSRAELRPATFQADHERYALLSEVPGVTVLDPAFTYLTAECKLQGLHRLAAAGLPVAPTRSCGSLADVADALDEWGPLVLKPSFGYGGTDVERVFDVRTDPADRAVVDRLFATYPVLVCQPYLPHPDGDVRITLVGDEPVLNCRRVPAGGGLWKANIMQGATSVPFEADEELLDVSRRAARLMGITIAALDFLPSPDGYRIVEINNTPGWYFVDEEEQSRICHAVLRYVERTV